From Streptomyces fungicidicus, one genomic window encodes:
- a CDS encoding dynamin family protein yields MVTLDVRPQLLDALSALRDRVAAARFPLPLAGAARARANRDELLAQLDDYLVPRLRDPEAPLLAVVGGSTGAGKSTLVNSLVGRRVSEAGVLRPTTRTPVLVCHPEDHHWFSGMRVLPDLTRVWVPHHRDPADDLLLPGENPARVLRVETADTLPPGLALLDAPDIDSLVSDNRVLAAELIAAADIWVMVTTAARYADAVPWHMLRTAKEYDVTLVTVLDRVPHQVVSEVSRQYGALLTKAGLGEVPRFTVPELPESAWGGGLLPATAVASLRTWLVHQTLDPAARQYVVARTAHGVLDSLRSRMPELAGAAAAQYAAALRLTTAVEGAYDSEHARVRGRLQAGAVLAGDALKRWRAFPLDCTPGELLDTLVESLGALLLCAVAAADERVDDAWRREPAANAPELTGRDSAPENAEHRIGLAVRRWRRELEEFAEDEVRELDRGTAPDPEMVAALVATVLLGGRRARTAGEGLAERIGAHSALRLRDRGGRLLVDHVNRVLHTERERRLAPLDALEVHAEPQAELIAALSVLQKER; encoded by the coding sequence GTGGTGACCTTGGACGTACGGCCTCAGCTGCTCGACGCACTCTCCGCCCTGCGCGACCGCGTCGCCGCCGCCCGCTTCCCGCTGCCCCTGGCCGGGGCCGCACGCGCGCGGGCCAACCGCGACGAACTGCTCGCCCAGCTCGACGACTACCTGGTGCCCCGGCTGAGAGACCCCGAGGCGCCCCTGCTGGCCGTCGTCGGAGGGTCCACCGGAGCCGGGAAGTCCACCCTGGTGAACTCCCTGGTGGGCCGGCGGGTCAGCGAGGCGGGCGTGCTGCGGCCCACGACACGCACGCCCGTGCTCGTCTGCCACCCGGAGGACCACCACTGGTTCAGCGGGATGCGGGTGCTGCCGGACCTCACCCGGGTGTGGGTGCCCCACCACCGGGACCCCGCCGACGACCTGCTCCTGCCCGGTGAGAACCCCGCGCGGGTGCTGCGCGTCGAGACCGCCGACACCCTGCCGCCCGGCCTCGCCCTCCTGGACGCACCCGACATCGACTCCCTGGTGTCCGACAACCGCGTCCTCGCCGCCGAGCTCATCGCCGCCGCGGACATCTGGGTCATGGTCACCACCGCCGCCCGCTACGCCGACGCCGTCCCCTGGCACATGCTGCGCACCGCCAAGGAGTACGACGTCACCCTGGTGACCGTCCTGGACCGGGTGCCCCACCAGGTCGTCTCCGAGGTGTCCCGGCAGTACGGCGCCCTGCTCACCAAGGCCGGACTCGGCGAGGTACCGCGCTTCACCGTGCCCGAGCTGCCCGAGTCGGCCTGGGGCGGCGGACTGCTGCCCGCCACCGCGGTGGCCTCGCTGCGGACCTGGCTGGTCCACCAGACCCTGGACCCCGCCGCCCGGCAGTACGTGGTGGCCCGCACCGCGCACGGCGTCCTCGACTCCCTCCGCTCCCGCATGCCCGAACTCGCCGGTGCCGCGGCCGCGCAGTACGCGGCCGCGCTGCGGCTCACCACCGCCGTCGAGGGGGCGTACGACAGCGAGCACGCGCGTGTGCGGGGCCGCCTGCAGGCCGGGGCCGTGCTCGCCGGGGACGCGCTCAAACGGTGGCGCGCCTTCCCCCTCGACTGCACCCCGGGCGAACTCCTCGACACCCTCGTGGAGAGCCTCGGCGCGCTGCTGCTGTGCGCCGTCGCCGCCGCCGACGAGCGCGTCGACGACGCCTGGAGGCGCGAGCCCGCCGCGAACGCCCCGGAACTCACCGGCCGCGACAGCGCACCGGAGAACGCCGAGCACCGCATCGGACTGGCCGTACGGCGCTGGCGGCGCGAACTCGAGGAGTTCGCCGAGGACGAGGTGCGCGAACTGGACCGCGGCACCGCACCCGACCCCGAGATGGTCGCCGCGCTGGTCGCCACCGTCCTGCTGGGCGGCCGCCGCGCCCGCACCGCCGGGGAGGGGCTCGCCGAACGGATCGGCGCGCACAGCGCGCTGCGGCTGCGCGACCGGGGCGGACGGCTGCTCGTCGACCACGTGAACCGCGTCCTGCACACCGAACGCGAACGCCGGCTCGCCCCGCTCGACGCGCTGGAGGTGCACGCGGAGCCCCAGGCCGAACTCATCGCCGCGTTGTCC
- a CDS encoding alpha/beta fold hydrolase, whose product MRTAVTAAQDSVEERRLAFQGFSYTCRIVHQSAPRTAPLLLLGGSSQDRYSWQSHEKWLAPLCTLITVDLPGYGTSDFLPARYDIDFLGDAVQHMLAEIGVPEVNLFGGCFGEVVGLRFAQRHPESVRRIVFAGAANRLPGIYTEAVPRLSQALGRGDIEGAAQGLVRLFMSNPEAGRVRRHAAVARLLQRQFMNQTPEEVRKALEHNTRLVTHGCYEPLPVPEVPTLVFTGEHDTLCTPEMGRELAATMPGAWFTTVREADHLVTVERREESADLIARFCTDRPVDGLPYCSALESPAAELTGASSAR is encoded by the coding sequence ATGCGCACTGCCGTCACCGCCGCCCAGGACTCCGTGGAGGAGCGGCGGCTCGCCTTCCAGGGTTTCTCCTACACCTGCCGGATCGTCCATCAGAGCGCGCCGCGGACGGCTCCGCTGCTGCTGCTGGGAGGGTCGTCGCAGGACCGGTACTCCTGGCAGAGCCACGAGAAATGGCTGGCGCCGCTGTGCACGCTGATCACCGTGGACCTCCCCGGCTACGGCACCTCGGACTTCCTCCCGGCCCGTTACGACATCGACTTCCTCGGGGACGCGGTCCAGCACATGCTGGCGGAGATCGGCGTGCCCGAGGTGAATCTCTTCGGCGGCTGCTTCGGCGAGGTCGTGGGCCTCCGCTTCGCTCAGCGCCACCCCGAATCCGTGCGGCGCATCGTCTTCGCCGGCGCGGCGAACCGTCTTCCCGGCATCTACACCGAGGCGGTGCCGCGGCTCTCACAGGCACTGGGCCGGGGCGACATCGAGGGGGCCGCCCAGGGGCTCGTGCGGCTGTTCATGTCGAATCCGGAGGCGGGCAGGGTCCGCAGGCACGCGGCCGTGGCCCGGCTCCTCCAGCGGCAGTTCATGAACCAGACGCCGGAGGAGGTCAGGAAGGCCCTCGAGCACAACACCCGGCTGGTGACGCACGGCTGTTACGAGCCCCTGCCGGTCCCCGAGGTGCCGACGCTGGTGTTCACCGGGGAGCACGACACCCTGTGCACACCGGAGATGGGCCGCGAACTGGCGGCGACGATGCCGGGAGCGTGGTTCACCACGGTCAGGGAGGCGGACCACCTGGTGACGGTGGAACGCCGCGAGGAGTCCGCGGACCTGATCGCCCGCTTCTGCACCGACCGCCCCGTCGACGGCCTGCCGTACTGCAGCGCCCTGGAGTCGCCGGCCGCCGAACTCACCGGTGCGTCCTCGGCCCGATGA
- a CDS encoding chaplin: protein MSRIAKAATLALGTGAVVIGGAGMASAHAGAEGAAVHSPGVLSGNVIQAPVHAPVNVCGNTVNVVGFLNSAVGNHCVNK from the coding sequence ATGTCTCGCATCGCGAAGGCGGCCACCCTTGCTCTCGGCACGGGCGCGGTGGTGATCGGTGGCGCCGGAATGGCCTCGGCGCACGCCGGCGCCGAGGGCGCGGCCGTCCACTCGCCCGGAGTCCTGTCGGGCAATGTGATCCAGGCTCCCGTCCACGCGCCCGTCAACGTGTGCGGGAACACGGTCAACGTGGTCGGATTCCTCAACTCCGCCGTCGGCAACCACTGCGTGAACAAGTAG
- a CDS encoding tyrosinase family protein, whose protein sequence is MAYVRKDAATLTAAEKRRFVNALLEVKRRGEYDEFVRTHLAYYSSDGERGLRTAHMAPSFLPWHRRFLLDLEEALRRVDSSVTLPYWDWTRDRKTTSAPWTADLLGGNGRRSDLRVTTGPFAYKEGNWTIRVGVTEGEFLTRDLGRRADPIGLPAKKDLEWALKEPAYDVAPWDSTVTRGFRNRLEGWGTGRGSASWRNHNRVHRWVGGVMLSAASVNDPVFWLHHAFVDLQWQRWQRRHRGARYLPAAAPGSGDEQHGRVVSRRETLPPWDVTPEQLEDVGGTYRYA, encoded by the coding sequence ATGGCGTACGTGCGTAAGGACGCCGCCACCCTCACGGCAGCCGAGAAACGCCGCTTCGTCAACGCGCTGCTCGAGGTCAAACGCCGCGGGGAGTACGACGAGTTCGTGCGCACGCATCTCGCGTACTACTCCTCCGACGGCGAACGGGGCCTGCGCACCGCGCACATGGCGCCCTCCTTCCTGCCCTGGCACCGCCGGTTCCTGCTCGACCTGGAGGAGGCCCTGCGCCGGGTGGACTCCTCGGTCACCCTCCCGTACTGGGACTGGACGCGCGACCGGAAGACCACCTCCGCACCGTGGACCGCGGACCTCCTCGGCGGCAACGGACGCCGTTCCGACCTCCGGGTGACGACGGGGCCGTTCGCGTACAAGGAGGGCAACTGGACCATCAGGGTCGGCGTGACCGAGGGGGAGTTCCTCACCCGGGACCTCGGCCGCCGCGCCGATCCGATCGGCCTGCCGGCCAAGAAGGACCTGGAGTGGGCGCTGAAGGAGCCCGCCTACGACGTGGCGCCCTGGGACTCCACGGTCACCCGGGGCTTCCGCAACCGTCTCGAGGGCTGGGGCACCGGCCGGGGCAGCGCCTCCTGGCGCAACCACAACCGGGTGCACCGCTGGGTCGGCGGGGTCATGCTCTCCGCCGCCTCCGTCAACGACCCCGTCTTCTGGCTGCACCACGCCTTCGTCGACCTGCAGTGGCAGCGCTGGCAGCGCCGGCACCGAGGGGCCCGCTATCTTCCGGCGGCCGCTCCGGGCTCCGGCGACGAGCAGCACGGCCGGGTCGTCTCCCGCCGGGAGACGCTGCCGCCGTGGGACGTGACCCCGGAGCAACTGGAGGACGTCGGCGGGACGTACCGCTACGCGTGA
- a CDS encoding tyrosinase family oxidase copper chaperone, translating into MVIGVDEFREGAEPPPAAEVRTRREVTRGLRTGALAAALAPLLTAFRPARPASAKAPDGDSFDQIHRGHRIRGARDADGRWHVTLDGRPLHLMRRADGTWLSMVDHYCSYPAPLDAARAAVEALAPGDRLRTADTAPRHDQGGRHGVRA; encoded by the coding sequence ATGGTCATCGGCGTCGACGAATTCCGCGAAGGCGCGGAGCCGCCACCCGCGGCGGAGGTCAGGACGCGCCGGGAGGTGACCCGCGGACTGCGCACCGGCGCCCTCGCCGCGGCCCTGGCCCCGCTGCTCACCGCCTTCCGGCCGGCCCGCCCCGCATCCGCGAAGGCCCCGGACGGCGACTCCTTCGACCAGATCCACCGCGGTCACCGCATCCGCGGGGCGCGGGACGCGGACGGCCGGTGGCACGTCACCCTCGACGGCCGTCCCCTGCACCTGATGCGCCGGGCCGACGGCACCTGGCTGAGCATGGTCGACCACTACTGCTCCTACCCGGCACCGCTCGACGCCGCCCGGGCCGCCGTGGAAGCGCTCGCCCCCGGCGACCGGCTGCGCACCGCGGACACGGCCCCGCGCCACGACCAGGGGGGCCGGCATGGCGTACGTGCGTAA
- a CDS encoding DUF3344 domain-containing protein, producing MRQTLGQLLRRATVGVLTLAMWAPCGSAVAAPLAPSPEADSLAFAQRYRAVQHGGIVRAANASATCLGAGSSCRSAQSGGAGANGDFEMGYIDVDRDPNTYNSSRAEVRLPAGARVTYARLYWGGNLLAGEQKPWEDNGRVLIAEPGGEYKELIADTLVGHRVADGADAFQASADVTRLVRDSAPGLYTVAQVNVAMGRSAAGTWGGWTLVVAYEDPAEPLRHLAVWDGFAPLGGRSGAAMPLSDLPFPAGAGGRVGLVAYNGDRGTTGDSFVLTADESRSTAFAGTANPYDDVLNSTIADPADAAPARVPAYANTLGYDSDVFDLAGGLERAGDRATFRLTSERDAAWAGVLFAAVDARR from the coding sequence ATGCGCCAAACCCTGGGTCAGCTGCTTCGCCGTGCGACGGTGGGCGTCCTCACGCTCGCGATGTGGGCACCCTGCGGCTCCGCGGTCGCCGCCCCCCTCGCGCCCTCCCCGGAGGCCGACAGTCTCGCCTTCGCCCAGCGGTACCGGGCGGTCCAGCACGGCGGCATCGTCCGGGCGGCCAACGCCTCCGCCACCTGCCTCGGCGCGGGGAGCTCGTGCCGGTCCGCCCAGTCCGGCGGCGCCGGCGCCAACGGTGACTTCGAGATGGGCTACATCGACGTCGACCGGGACCCGAACACGTACAACTCCTCCCGCGCGGAGGTCCGTCTGCCCGCCGGCGCCCGGGTCACCTACGCGCGTCTGTACTGGGGCGGCAACCTGCTGGCCGGTGAGCAGAAGCCGTGGGAGGACAACGGGCGGGTGCTGATCGCCGAGCCCGGCGGGGAGTACAAGGAGCTGATCGCGGACACGCTGGTGGGACACCGGGTGGCGGACGGCGCGGACGCCTTCCAGGCCTCGGCGGACGTCACCCGGCTGGTGCGGGACAGCGCGCCGGGTCTGTACACGGTGGCGCAGGTCAACGTGGCCATGGGCAGGTCGGCGGCCGGGACCTGGGGCGGCTGGACGCTGGTGGTGGCGTACGAGGACCCGGCGGAACCGCTGCGGCACCTCGCGGTCTGGGACGGGTTCGCCCCGCTGGGCGGCCGCTCGGGTGCCGCGATGCCGCTGAGCGACCTGCCGTTCCCGGCGGGCGCCGGGGGCCGGGTGGGGCTGGTGGCGTACAACGGCGACCGCGGCACCACGGGCGACTCGTTCGTCCTCACCGCCGATGAGTCCCGCTCCACCGCGTTCGCCGGGACGGCCAACCCCTACGACGACGTCCTGAACTCCACCATCGCCGACCCCGCCGACGCGGCCCCGGCGCGCGTGCCGGCGTACGCCAACACCCTCGGCTACGACTCCGACGTGTTCGACCTCGCCGGGGGGCTGGAGCGCGCCGGTGACCGCGCGACGTTCCGGCTCACCTCCGAGCGGGACGCGGCCTGGGCGGGCGTGCTCTTCGCCGCCGTCGACGCCCGGCGGTGA
- a CDS encoding glycosyltransferase, whose protein sequence is MHKNLSLPSRRPHVLHLTQPVDGGVARVVTDLVRAQLADGLAVTAICPDSALTGRLRSLGAHVRHWHATRSPGASLVREVRQLARLIDEVRPDLLHAHSAKAGLAGRLAVRGRIPTVFQPHAWSFEAVDGNTAALALRWERWAARWAARVVCVSEAERATGVHAGITGRWTVVPNGIDPDRFRPAPAGPARAALPPLAGLDARAPLAVCVGRLCRQKGQDVLLRAWSAVRRRVPDARLVLVGDGPDRDRLREEAPASVLFAGAVADASPWYQAADLVVLPSRWEGMALAPLEAMACGRPVVVTDVDGARESLPPSFADRCLVPPEDPDALAGTVGELLLDPSLRTSLGDRGRRHVLSLHDVRHTARAVADVYRDLLGAWPAAGTRPYPAVGDTGADRTTPRAEPTEHRESIHS, encoded by the coding sequence GTGCACAAGAACCTGTCGCTGCCCAGCCGCCGGCCGCACGTCCTGCACCTCACCCAGCCGGTGGACGGCGGGGTCGCGCGGGTCGTGACCGACCTGGTCCGGGCCCAGCTGGCGGACGGCCTGGCCGTCACCGCGATCTGCCCCGACAGCGCGCTCACCGGCCGGCTCCGGTCGCTCGGCGCGCACGTACGGCACTGGCACGCCACGCGGTCGCCGGGCGCCTCGCTCGTGCGGGAGGTACGGCAGCTGGCCCGGCTGATCGACGAGGTGCGCCCCGATCTGCTGCACGCGCACAGCGCGAAGGCCGGGCTCGCCGGACGGCTCGCGGTGCGCGGGCGCATCCCCACGGTGTTCCAGCCGCACGCCTGGTCGTTCGAGGCGGTGGACGGGAACACCGCGGCCCTCGCCCTGCGCTGGGAGCGCTGGGCGGCGCGCTGGGCCGCGCGGGTGGTGTGCGTGAGCGAGGCGGAACGCGCCACCGGCGTGCACGCCGGGATCACCGGCCGGTGGACCGTCGTGCCCAACGGCATCGACCCGGACCGTTTCCGCCCGGCCCCCGCCGGCCCCGCCCGTGCCGCGCTCCCGCCACTGGCCGGGCTGGACGCGCGGGCACCGCTCGCCGTCTGTGTCGGGCGGCTGTGCCGGCAGAAGGGGCAGGACGTCCTGCTGCGGGCCTGGAGCGCCGTGCGGCGCAGGGTGCCCGACGCCCGTCTCGTCCTGGTCGGCGACGGGCCGGACCGGGACCGGCTGCGCGAGGAAGCTCCCGCGTCCGTGCTGTTCGCGGGCGCCGTCGCGGACGCCTCCCCCTGGTACCAGGCCGCCGACCTCGTCGTGCTGCCGTCCCGCTGGGAGGGCATGGCGCTGGCCCCGCTGGAGGCGATGGCCTGCGGGCGGCCCGTGGTGGTCACGGACGTCGACGGCGCCCGCGAGAGCCTGCCGCCGTCCTTCGCCGACCGGTGCCTGGTGCCCCCGGAGGACCCGGACGCGCTGGCCGGGACCGTGGGCGAGCTGCTGCTCGACCCGTCGCTCCGCACGTCGCTCGGTGACCGGGGCCGGCGGCATGTGCTGTCCCTCCACGACGTGCGGCACACCGCTCGGGCCGTCGCCGACGTCTACCGCGATCTGCTCGGCGCCTGGCCCGCCGCGGGGACCCGCCCGTACCCGGCCGTCGGGGACACCGGCGCCGACCGGACGACACCGCGCGCCGAGCCCACAGAGCACAGGGAGTCCATCCACTCGTGA